From the Leptolyngbya sp. O-77 genome, one window contains:
- a CDS encoding NAD-dependent epimerase/dehydratase family protein has protein sequence MKAFVTGATGFTGSHLVKALTQRGDTVVALVRKSSDLSRLAGCEVEYVYGDVGDRAALATGMQGADVVFHTAAYVELGIVDAARMERVNVEGTRAVLDTARSLNVPKMVYCSTIGIYGDTQGRVIDETFQRTQKDFSSAYDRTKYLAQQLVDQAASEGFHVVSVMPSGIFGPDDPHFGPVVKTFLKGKLKVWAGGDRITGIVHVDDLVAAMLLAAEKAPRGEHYIISTGEMTTREMFALLSETAGLPAPAEIPPPVVRVVGTLLDPIGRLLNWQPPISRERVHYLYDRCVRVDGSKARRDLGWNPRPIEAVIRELATP, from the coding sequence ATGAAAGCATTTGTCACTGGCGCAACGGGCTTTACTGGATCGCACCTCGTCAAGGCGCTGACGCAGCGGGGCGATACGGTCGTGGCGCTGGTGCGAAAGAGCAGCGATCTGTCTCGGCTGGCAGGCTGCGAGGTGGAGTATGTCTACGGCGACGTGGGCGATCGCGCTGCTTTGGCAACGGGAATGCAAGGCGCAGACGTGGTGTTTCACACGGCAGCCTATGTGGAACTGGGCATCGTAGACGCGGCGCGGATGGAGCGCGTGAACGTGGAAGGCACGCGGGCAGTGCTGGACACAGCGCGATCGCTGAACGTGCCCAAGATGGTCTATTGCAGCACCATCGGCATCTACGGCGACACCCAGGGGCGCGTGATCGACGAAACCTTTCAGCGCACCCAAAAAGACTTTTCCTCGGCCTACGATCGCACGAAGTATCTGGCGCAGCAGTTGGTGGATCAGGCAGCGAGTGAAGGCTTTCACGTCGTTAGCGTGATGCCGTCGGGCATTTTTGGGCCCGATGATCCACACTTTGGGCCCGTGGTAAAAACATTCCTCAAAGGCAAGCTGAAGGTGTGGGCGGGGGGCGATCGCATCACGGGCATCGTCCATGTGGATGATCTGGTGGCGGCGATGCTGCTGGCGGCAGAAAAAGCGCCACGCGGCGAACACTACATCATTTCCACAGGCGAAATGACCACCCGCGAAATGTTCGCCCTGCTCAGCGAGACGGCTGGCTTGCCCGCCCCTGCCGAAATTCCGCCGCCCGTGGTGCGCGTCGTCGGCACCTTGCTCGACCCCATCGGTCGCCTGCTCAACTGGCAACCCCCGATTAGCCGCGAACGGGTTCACTACCTCTACGACCGCTGCGTCCGGGTAGACGGCTCCAAAGCCCGCCGCGACCTCGGCTGGAACCCGCGCCCCATCGAAGCGGTCATCCGAGAACTAGCAACCCCCTAA
- a CDS encoding pentapeptide repeat-containing protein: MGADLKGVVLIGADLRGANFSSADLCGANLTSAMLNNAVLISAKLNDASLTSATLSGANLTSATVMRANLIGADLSDANLFASDMRYANLTGAALCRAKLGEAMLLGINLRRANLMSADLRGANLYSANLCGSNLYYVNFNDANLDGVEVEKARFRQNQGIPKETRRQLIQKGAVFED; the protein is encoded by the coding sequence ATGGGGGCGGATCTCAAAGGGGTCGTCCTCATTGGTGCGGATTTGCGGGGCGCGAACTTCAGTAGCGCTGATCTCTGCGGCGCAAACCTGACCAGCGCCATGCTCAATAACGCGGTGCTGATCAGTGCAAAGCTCAATGATGCTAGCCTCACCAGTGCAACGCTATCCGGCGCAAACCTGACCAGCGCTACGGTGATGCGGGCAAACCTGATTGGTGCAGATTTGTCAGATGCAAACCTGTTTGCCTCGGACATGCGCTACGCCAATCTGACAGGAGCCGCTCTCTGCCGTGCAAAGCTGGGAGAGGCGATGCTGCTGGGGATTAATCTGCGCCGCGCTAACTTGATGAGTGCTGACCTGCGGGGCGCAAACCTCTACAGCGCTAATCTTTGCGGGTCTAATCTGTATTACGTCAACTTCAACGATGCGAACCTGGACGGTGTAGAGGTCGAAAAAGCCCGCTTCCGTCAAAACCAGGGCATTCCAAAGGAAACGCGGCGACAGCTCATTCAAAAGGGTGCGGTCTTTGAGGATTAG
- a CDS encoding sodium:solute symporter family protein — MQLIDWLIVLLYLVASLGLGLYLTRKGSGSLVDFFVSGRSLPWWLAGTSMAATTFSIDTPLYVAGVVGTRGIVGNWEWWSFGVSHLIMIYVFARLWRRSEIVTDAQLTEMRYGGRPAALLRGIKAFLFAVPINCIGIGYAMLAMVKVVDALQLWQSLGITPGDGAKLWSVTGVSLLVLLYAGFSGLWGVVATDFFQFILALIGAFIVAAYAIGEMGGMAPLLEQAQQVTDIDVLAFLPFGFVDGGFRWSDAAGISLTTFAAYAAVQWWSFRRSDGGGEFIQRLAASKDEAEAEKAAWFFNILHYVVRTWPWVVVALAAIALYPALEDRELGYPRLMLDFLPPVLLGLVVASLLAAFMSTVSTLINWGASYLTNDLYLRFIKPTASQTELVLVGRLASVLVTVLGAGAAFFAEDVTTVFRWSLQLGRGRGLVLMLRWFWWRINAAAELSAMLTGFVIGLLTSVVPVLRIEDFGLRLMVTSAISVLVWVSVMYLTPPESDETLDAFYAKIRPGGPGWARQRSRTGLAPAQDLRKDLLRTLSASFLLFGGMFAIGGFLLLKSITGWVSLMVAVLGWAGLRKLRGDRPSLDASRIAP, encoded by the coding sequence ATGCAACTGATCGACTGGCTGATTGTCCTGCTCTACCTCGTTGCCTCACTGGGGCTGGGACTGTACCTGACGCGCAAGGGATCAGGCAGTTTGGTGGATTTCTTTGTGTCGGGGCGATCGCTCCCCTGGTGGCTGGCGGGCACCAGCATGGCGGCGACGACGTTTTCCATCGACACGCCGCTGTATGTGGCGGGCGTGGTGGGCACTCGCGGCATCGTCGGCAACTGGGAATGGTGGAGCTTTGGCGTTTCCCACCTGATTATGATTTACGTGTTTGCGCGGCTGTGGCGGCGATCGGAAATCGTGACCGATGCCCAACTCACGGAGATGCGCTACGGCGGTCGTCCGGCGGCTCTGCTACGGGGCATCAAAGCGTTTCTTTTTGCCGTGCCCATCAACTGCATCGGCATCGGCTACGCCATGCTGGCGATGGTAAAAGTCGTAGACGCACTACAACTCTGGCAAAGCCTGGGCATCACGCCAGGCGACGGAGCCAAGCTCTGGAGCGTGACGGGCGTAAGCCTGCTGGTGCTGCTGTATGCGGGGTTTTCAGGTCTCTGGGGCGTAGTAGCAACAGACTTTTTCCAGTTCATCCTGGCGCTGATCGGCGCATTTATCGTGGCGGCCTATGCGATTGGCGAAATGGGCGGCATGGCTCCGCTGTTGGAACAGGCCCAGCAGGTCACTGATATTGACGTGCTGGCGTTTTTGCCGTTCGGCTTTGTAGACGGTGGCTTTCGCTGGAGCGATGCCGCCGGGATTAGCCTGACGACGTTTGCCGCCTACGCAGCCGTTCAGTGGTGGTCGTTTCGGCGCAGCGACGGCGGCGGCGAGTTTATCCAACGGCTGGCTGCCTCAAAAGATGAAGCCGAGGCCGAAAAAGCCGCCTGGTTTTTCAACATCCTGCATTATGTGGTGCGAACATGGCCGTGGGTGGTGGTGGCGCTGGCGGCGATCGCCCTCTATCCCGCGCTGGAAGACCGGGAGCTGGGCTATCCCCGGCTGATGCTCGACTTTTTGCCGCCTGTGCTGCTGGGGCTGGTGGTAGCCTCGCTGCTGGCAGCATTTATGAGTACCGTCTCTACCCTGATCAACTGGGGCGCGTCGTATCTCACCAACGACCTGTATCTGCGGTTCATCAAGCCCACAGCATCCCAGACGGAACTGGTGCTGGTGGGGCGGTTAGCATCCGTGCTGGTGACGGTGCTGGGGGCGGGTGCAGCGTTTTTTGCCGAAGATGTGACGACCGTTTTTCGCTGGTCATTGCAATTGGGACGGGGCCGGGGGCTGGTGCTGATGCTGCGCTGGTTCTGGTGGCGGATTAACGCGGCAGCGGAGCTGTCGGCTATGCTGACGGGCTTTGTGATTGGGCTGCTGACCAGCGTCGTGCCCGTACTGCGGATCGAGGATTTTGGGCTGCGGCTGATGGTGACTTCGGCAATTTCAGTGCTGGTGTGGGTCAGCGTTATGTATCTCACACCGCCCGAATCAGACGAAACGCTGGATGCCTTTTATGCCAAGATTCGCCCTGGCGGCCCGGGCTGGGCCCGGCAGCGATCGCGCACCGGGCTGGCCCCCGCTCAAGATTTGCGAAAAGACCTGCTGCGGACGCTGTCGGCCAGTTTTCTGCTGTTTGGCGGGATGTTTGCCATCGGCGGCTTTTTGCTGCTGAAATCAATCACGGGTTGGGTATCGCTGATGGTTGCTGTGCTAGGCTGGGCAGGCTTAAGAAAGCTGAGGGGCGATCGCCCGTCGCTCGACGCTTCCCGCATAGCTCCATAG
- the thrB gene encoding homoserine kinase, which yields MPLPDHVTVSVPATTTNIGPGFDCLGAALSLRNHFTFTRLESSIEPVQILVSGLEAERVKTNETNLAYQAFSKLFHYLKQPPPLIRLDIRLGVPLARGLGSSATAIVGGLVGANVLAGSPLSEAELVAIAVEMEGHPDNVVPAMLGGCRLAATDLNGEWAIAPVTWHSDIVPVVAIPDFELSTAEARRVLPTEYSRADAVFNMGHLGLLLRGLETANPEWLRAALQDRIHQPYRRSLIPGYEQVEAAASSAGAYGLVISGAGPTLLALAHPDVAPIVTEAMKSAWEDQGFSVHAQALHLDPTGVSLHH from the coding sequence ATGCCCCTACCCGACCACGTTACGGTTTCTGTGCCCGCTACAACTACGAACATCGGGCCAGGTTTTGACTGCTTGGGCGCGGCGCTGTCGCTGAGAAACCACTTCACCTTTACGCGACTGGAAAGCAGCATCGAGCCTGTCCAAATTTTGGTTAGCGGGCTGGAGGCAGAGCGCGTCAAAACCAACGAAACCAACCTGGCCTATCAGGCCTTTTCCAAGCTGTTTCATTATCTAAAGCAGCCGCCTCCGCTGATTCGGCTGGATATTCGCCTGGGTGTGCCGCTGGCGCGGGGTTTGGGCAGTTCTGCGACGGCAATTGTGGGCGGTCTAGTGGGGGCGAATGTGCTGGCCGGGTCGCCCTTGAGCGAAGCAGAACTGGTGGCGATCGCCGTGGAGATGGAAGGACATCCCGACAACGTGGTGCCCGCCATGCTGGGCGGCTGTCGGCTGGCGGCAACAGATCTGAACGGAGAATGGGCGATCGCCCCAGTTACCTGGCATTCTGACATTGTGCCCGTTGTCGCCATTCCCGATTTTGAACTCTCCACTGCCGAGGCCCGCCGCGTCCTGCCTACGGAATACAGCCGTGCCGATGCGGTGTTTAACATGGGGCATCTGGGGCTGCTGCTGCGCGGACTGGAAACCGCCAACCCCGAATGGCTCCGGGCCGCGCTGCAAGACCGTATTCACCAACCCTATCGGCGATCGCTCATCCCTGGCTATGAGCAGGTCGAAGCGGCGGCCAGTTCTGCTGGAGCCTATGGATTGGTGATCAGCGGCGCAGGCCCAACCTTGCTGGCTCTGGCTCATCCCGACGTTGCGCCAATCGTCACCGAGGCAATGAAATCCGCCTGGGAAGATCAGGGCTTCTCGGTTCACGCTCAGGCGCTCCACCTCGACCCCACGGGCGTTTCCCTTCATCACTAA
- a CDS encoding carbon dioxide-concentrating mechanism protein CcmK, with product MPAAVGVIQTVGFPGVLAAADAMVKAGRVTLVYYGLAERAEFLVAIRGSTSEVKPAIEAGVEAVSHVYGAELVDYYIIPNPPENLEAVLPIKYTTKVQQFM from the coding sequence ATGCCAGCAGCCGTGGGAGTGATTCAGACCGTCGGGTTTCCAGGGGTTTTGGCGGCGGCGGATGCGATGGTGAAGGCGGGCCGGGTGACGCTGGTATATTATGGACTGGCGGAGCGGGCAGAGTTTCTGGTGGCGATTCGCGGCAGCACGTCGGAGGTGAAACCGGCGATCGAGGCTGGGGTCGAGGCCGTGAGCCATGTCTATGGCGCAGAACTGGTGGACTACTACATCATCCCCAACCCGCCCGAAAACCTGGAAGCCGTGCTACCGATTAAGTACACTACCAAAGTGCAACAGTTCATGTGA
- the apcB gene encoding allophycocyanin subunit beta codes for MQDAITSVINSSDVQGKYLDTAALEKLKGYFSTGELRVRAAPPISANAAAIVKEAVAKSLLYSDITRPGGNMYTTRRYAACIRDLDYYLRYATYAMLAGDPSILDERVLNGLKETYNSLGVPVAATVQAIQAMKEVTASLVGADAGKEMGVYFDYICSGLS; via the coding sequence ATGCAAGACGCAATTACTTCTGTTATCAATTCTTCTGACGTTCAGGGCAAATACCTGGATACTGCTGCTTTGGAAAAGCTGAAAGGCTACTTCTCCACGGGTGAACTGCGCGTTCGTGCCGCACCACCCATCAGCGCCAATGCTGCTGCCATCGTGAAGGAAGCGGTCGCCAAGTCTCTGCTGTACTCGGACATTACCCGTCCCGGCGGAAACATGTACACCACCCGTCGCTATGCAGCTTGCATCCGCGACCTCGACTACTACCTCCGCTATGCTACCTATGCCATGCTGGCGGGCGATCCTTCCATCCTGGATGAGCGCGTGCTCAACGGTCTGAAGGAAACCTACAATTCGCTGGGTGTGCCTGTGGCTGCGACGGTGCAAGCAATCCAAGCCATGAAAGAAGTGACCGCCAGCCTGGTGGGCGCTGACGCTGGCAAGGAAATGGGCGTGTACTTCGACTACATCTGCTCTGGCTTGAGCTAG
- a CDS encoding DM13 domain-containing protein, with translation MNLYRASLGLVALAVIGCASQVSVEPSPAEPTAAATPEAVAPSPGASLAESPTTVAANPSVLKSGTFVSGEHPTQGTARIVMENGQRFLEFGSDFRTDSGPDLTVILHRSADVIGSTTPPAYAIREGDYVVLAELQQTQGTQRYLIPDGVNLDDFNSTAVWCRQFNATFGAAGLS, from the coding sequence ATGAACCTGTACCGAGCTTCTTTGGGGCTGGTTGCGCTGGCTGTCATTGGCTGTGCCTCGCAAGTTTCGGTAGAACCGTCGCCTGCTGAACCGACTGCGGCTGCGACCCCGGAGGCAGTTGCCCCTTCGCCCGGGGCCTCTCTGGCAGAATCCCCAACTACCGTGGCGGCGAATCCAAGCGTTTTGAAGTCTGGAACCTTTGTCAGCGGCGAACATCCGACGCAAGGTACAGCCCGCATCGTGATGGAAAATGGGCAGCGGTTTCTCGAATTTGGCAGCGACTTCCGCACCGACAGCGGCCCGGATCTGACCGTGATTTTGCATCGCAGCGCAGATGTGATTGGCTCCACCACACCGCCTGCGTATGCAATTCGCGAGGGCGATTATGTGGTGCTGGCAGAACTGCAACAAACCCAAGGAACGCAGCGCTACTTGATTCCTGATGGGGTGAATCTAGACGACTTTAATTCGACTGCGGTGTGGTGTCGGCAATTCAACGCTACGTTTGGCGCGGCAGGGCTTTCCTAA
- a CDS encoding ABC transporter substrate-binding protein has protein sequence MFRLTRRFIQFCLLAIVTFGLLVACNPQQSATDSTTPAASAPSGKPLVVGSSPWPGFAGHYAAVAKDFFKEEGITVNDTYFQIATDVNTALLADRLDLAWTGGPDAVVMAAQDPSLKIIMISDYSDGADGILARGVSSPADLKGKTVAWETLPLQALLLRKYLEQGGLTEKDIQLQVIPAAEAAAAFAANKIDVAVTYEPWLTTAAKEGNGQVIFSSKGTNIIPVALVAKESVIQERKADIQAFMRAIDRGVKLVRENPDEANAIVAAKLGVKPEEVPEQLATVRMFDVAENKEIIFNPGHPLNVMDSLAFAAKTSQEIGLISAPLDASKLYDDSLIKNL, from the coding sequence ATGTTCAGACTGACCCGTCGATTCATCCAGTTTTGTCTGCTTGCAATCGTCACCTTCGGGCTGCTGGTCGCTTGCAATCCCCAGCAGTCTGCCACCGATTCGACCACGCCTGCTGCCTCTGCCCCCTCTGGCAAACCGCTGGTCGTGGGTTCCTCGCCCTGGCCAGGCTTTGCGGGGCACTATGCCGCCGTTGCCAAAGACTTTTTCAAAGAAGAAGGCATCACCGTCAACGACACCTATTTTCAGATAGCCACCGATGTCAACACGGCGCTACTGGCCGATCGCCTCGATCTCGCCTGGACGGGCGGCCCCGATGCCGTTGTCATGGCGGCCCAAGACCCGTCGCTCAAGATCATCATGATCTCGGACTATTCCGACGGGGCAGACGGCATCCTGGCCCGCGGCGTAAGCAGCCCCGCCGACCTGAAGGGCAAGACCGTCGCCTGGGAAACCCTGCCCCTGCAAGCGCTGCTGCTGCGGAAATATCTGGAGCAGGGCGGCTTGACCGAGAAGGACATTCAGCTTCAGGTGATTCCCGCTGCCGAAGCTGCCGCCGCCTTTGCTGCAAACAAAATCGACGTAGCGGTGACCTACGAACCCTGGCTGACCACCGCTGCCAAGGAAGGCAACGGTCAGGTGATTTTTTCTTCAAAGGGAACCAACATTATTCCCGTCGCGCTGGTGGCAAAAGAGTCGGTGATTCAGGAGCGCAAGGCCGACATTCAAGCCTTTATGCGGGCCATCGACAGAGGCGTGAAGCTGGTGCGCGAGAATCCCGATGAAGCCAACGCCATTGTCGCTGCCAAGCTGGGCGTAAAACCGGAGGAAGTGCCCGAACAGCTTGCTACAGTCCGCATGTTCGACGTAGCCGAAAATAAGGAAATTATCTTCAATCCCGGTCACCCGCTCAATGTAATGGACAGCCTCGCCTTCGCTGCCAAAACCAGCCAGGAAATCGGGCTGATCTCTGCTCCGCTGGATGCGTCAAAACTGTACGACGATTCGCTGATTAAAAACCTGTAG
- a CDS encoding bifunctional cobalt-precorrin-7 (C(5))-methyltransferase/cobalt-precorrin-6B (C(15))-methyltransferase gives MVSIHVIGIGLDGAAGLTAAAQQAVNCATLLVGSDRHLAYFPHHAAPKIPLADFHDTLRQIHAYVSAAVDSDRPQPAIAVLTSGDPLFFGLGRLLLSEFPADWLTFHPHLSAIQLAFSRVKVPWQDARLVSAHGRSPDTLIQALQQGAAKIAALTDGHNTPPAIARLVCDLDLPGQYHLWVCENLGGAEERVQQFSPADLAAQEDTQFAPLNVVILLRDAETDVPDLATLPILGIPDSAFLSFGDRPGLMTKRDVRVLALAELALQPGQVVWDIGAGTGSVSIEAARLCPTSTVYALEKTAAGFSLIQQNAERFQIKNLKPMQGRAPDALSALPAPDRVFIGGSGGQLGEILDYCAAVLKPSGRIVLAIATLDHLAIAQTWLQANSSTWQQQALQVNLARTVPVAALTRFAPLNPVTLITLQRKGHAPIPG, from the coding sequence ATGGTTTCAATTCACGTCATTGGCATTGGGCTGGACGGTGCAGCAGGGTTAACGGCGGCAGCACAGCAGGCGGTGAACTGCGCCACGCTGCTGGTGGGGAGCGATCGCCATCTGGCCTATTTCCCCCACCACGCCGCCCCAAAAATTCCCCTGGCAGATTTTCACGACACCCTGCGGCAAATTCACGCCTACGTCAGCGCTGCGGTAGATTCAGACCGCCCACAGCCTGCGATCGCCGTTCTCACGTCGGGCGACCCGCTGTTTTTTGGGCTGGGGCGACTGCTATTGTCCGAGTTTCCTGCCGACTGGCTTACCTTTCATCCCCACCTCAGCGCCATCCAGCTTGCCTTCAGCCGGGTCAAAGTGCCCTGGCAGGATGCGCGGCTGGTCAGCGCCCACGGGCGATCGCCCGACACGCTGATTCAAGCCTTGCAGCAGGGCGCAGCCAAAATCGCCGCCCTCACCGACGGACACAACACGCCCCCGGCGATCGCCCGTCTGGTTTGCGATCTGGATTTGCCGGGTCAGTATCACCTCTGGGTCTGCGAAAATTTGGGCGGCGCAGAGGAGCGAGTCCAGCAGTTTTCACCAGCGGATTTGGCGGCGCAAGAAGACACTCAGTTTGCGCCGCTGAATGTGGTGATCCTGCTGCGCGATGCAGAGACAGACGTGCCCGATCTGGCGACGCTGCCGATTTTGGGGATTCCCGATTCGGCGTTTCTCAGCTTTGGCGATCGCCCCGGCCTGATGACCAAGCGCGATGTCCGCGTGCTGGCGCTGGCAGAACTGGCGCTGCAACCGGGGCAAGTGGTGTGGGATATCGGCGCGGGCACGGGGTCGGTTTCCATCGAAGCAGCCCGCCTCTGTCCCACGTCCACCGTATATGCCCTAGAGAAAACCGCCGCCGGATTCTCCCTGATCCAGCAAAACGCCGAGCGCTTTCAGATCAAAAACCTCAAGCCCATGCAGGGCAGAGCGCCCGATGCGCTGTCTGCGCTGCCCGCGCCCGATCGCGTCTTCATTGGCGGAAGCGGCGGGCAGTTGGGCGAAATTCTGGATTACTGCGCGGCCGTGCTAAAGCCATCGGGGCGCATCGTGCTGGCGATCGCCACTCTCGACCATCTGGCGATCGCCCAAACCTGGCTCCAGGCAAACTCGTCCACCTGGCAACAGCAAGCCCTCCAGGTCAACCTTGCCCGCACGGTGCCCGTCGCCGCCCTCACCCGCTTTGCCCCGCTCAACCCCGTCACGCTGATCACGCTCCAGCGCAAAGGTCACGCCCCGATACCAGGGTAG
- a CDS encoding carbon dioxide-concentrating mechanism protein CcmK, with amino-acid sequence MPVAVGALETKGFPAVLAAADAMVKAGRVTLVGYIRAGSARFTIMIRGDVSEVKQAMDAGIEAAQNTPGGTLETWVIIPRPHENVEVVLPIAFTPEVEQFQDSAGIPRLPARGNGAGQ; translated from the coding sequence ATGCCGGTTGCAGTTGGCGCACTAGAAACGAAAGGTTTTCCTGCCGTGTTGGCAGCAGCAGATGCGATGGTGAAAGCGGGTCGCGTGACCCTGGTAGGCTACATTCGCGCCGGAAGCGCCCGCTTCACGATCATGATTCGCGGCGACGTGTCGGAAGTGAAGCAAGCGATGGACGCGGGCATCGAGGCCGCGCAAAACACCCCCGGCGGCACGCTGGAAACCTGGGTGATTATCCCTCGCCCCCACGAAAACGTGGAAGTGGTACTGCCCATCGCCTTTACGCCCGAAGTCGAGCAGTTCCAAGATTCGGCTGGCATTCCTCGGCTACCCGCCCGTGGCAACGGCGCAGGTCAGTAA
- a CDS encoding ATP-binding cassette domain-containing protein, with protein MAPAVLIENLQKRYGSVEAVKDVSLQIESGEIFGLLGPNGAGKTTTIRCLCTLSTPDAGRIEVSGDSVLENPRLARQRLGYVAQEVALDKVLTGRELLELQAALYHLPKATIGDRINQVITLLGLTDYADLKTGTYSGGIRKRLDLAAGLLHQPDVLVLDEPTVGLDIESRTAVWDFLRKLREGGTTVLLTSHYLEEVDALADRVAIIDQGKVIASGTPSELKDGLGGDRITLRLREFTPADEAQRATNLLKTLPFVQEVIVNEAQGNSLNLVVDTQSDALLTIQQVLKDNGLPIFGVSQSRPSLDDVYLAATGKTILDAEIAAAAKRDPKKEKKQNMR; from the coding sequence ATGGCTCCCGCAGTTCTAATCGAAAACCTACAGAAGCGCTACGGCAGCGTAGAAGCGGTCAAGGACGTATCGCTCCAAATTGAGTCAGGGGAAATCTTTGGGCTGCTGGGGCCAAACGGCGCGGGCAAAACCACGACGATTCGCTGCCTCTGCACGCTGTCTACGCCGGATGCGGGGCGCATTGAGGTTTCGGGCGACTCCGTGCTGGAGAATCCCCGACTGGCGCGGCAGCGGCTCGGCTATGTGGCGCAAGAAGTGGCGCTAGACAAAGTGCTGACGGGTCGGGAACTGCTGGAGTTGCAGGCGGCGCTGTATCACCTGCCGAAGGCAACCATTGGCGATCGCATCAATCAGGTCATTACGCTGTTGGGACTGACCGACTACGCCGACCTGAAAACGGGCACCTACTCCGGCGGCATCCGCAAGCGCCTAGACCTAGCGGCGGGGCTGCTGCACCAGCCAGACGTGCTGGTGCTAGACGAGCCGACCGTGGGGCTGGATATCGAGAGCCGCACGGCGGTTTGGGACTTTTTGCGGAAGCTGCGGGAGGGCGGCACGACGGTCTTGCTGACCAGCCATTACCTGGAAGAAGTAGACGCGCTGGCGGATCGGGTCGCCATTATCGACCAGGGCAAGGTGATTGCATCGGGTACGCCCTCGGAACTGAAGGATGGCTTGGGGGGCGATCGCATCACGTTGCGCCTGCGCGAGTTTACCCCCGCAGACGAAGCCCAGCGAGCTACAAATTTGCTGAAAACACTCCCCTTTGTGCAAGAAGTAATTGTCAACGAAGCCCAGGGCAACTCGCTGAACTTGGTCGTAGACACCCAGAGCGACGCGCTGCTAACGATTCAGCAGGTGCTAAAGGACAACGGGCTACCCATCTTCGGCGTGTCGCAGTCGCGCCCCAGCCTGGATGATGTCTATCTTGCCGCTACCGGAAAAACCATCCTGGATGCCGAGATCGCCGCTGCGGCTAAGCGCGATCCCAAAAAAGAGAAAAAGCAGAATATGCGCTAG
- the argF gene encoding ornithine carbamoyltransferase, protein MVTLKGRDLLSMADLNTAEVNAILELAADMKAGRARPRCEKTLGLLFQKASTRTRVSFSVGIFQLGGQVLDLNASVTQVSRGEPVIDTARVLDRYLDIVAIRTFDQKELETFAHYAQIPVINALTDWEHPCQVLADLQTVQEEFGVLEGVTLAYVGDGNNMAHSLMLGAALVGMNVRVASPADYRPHPDIVARAAAIAGDRTEVLVTLDPVQAVQGAHVVYTDVWASMGQEDLAESRVPIFQPYQVNEALLSKADGSAIVLHCLPAHRGEEITDAVMEGPQSRVWDQAENRLHAQKALMALLLGAT, encoded by the coding sequence ATGGTTACGTTAAAGGGGCGAGATTTACTGAGCATGGCAGATTTGAACACTGCCGAAGTGAACGCCATTCTAGAGCTTGCAGCAGACATGAAGGCCGGTCGTGCCAGACCCCGCTGCGAAAAAACGCTGGGGCTGCTGTTTCAAAAAGCCTCGACGCGAACGCGGGTCAGCTTCTCGGTCGGCATTTTTCAGCTTGGTGGGCAAGTGCTGGATCTCAACGCCAGCGTCACTCAGGTCAGCCGGGGCGAACCCGTTATTGATACGGCCCGCGTGCTAGATCGCTACCTCGACATCGTGGCCATTCGCACCTTCGACCAAAAGGAATTGGAAACCTTTGCCCACTACGCCCAGATTCCGGTCATCAACGCGCTCACAGACTGGGAGCATCCCTGCCAGGTGTTGGCGGATTTGCAGACGGTGCAAGAAGAATTTGGAGTGCTGGAAGGGGTGACGCTGGCCTATGTCGGCGACGGCAACAACATGGCCCACTCGCTGATGCTAGGAGCAGCACTGGTGGGCATGAACGTGCGCGTGGCCAGTCCCGCCGATTATCGGCCCCATCCAGATATCGTGGCGCGGGCGGCGGCCATTGCGGGCGATCGCACCGAAGTTCTAGTCACCCTCGACCCCGTTCAGGCGGTTCAGGGGGCCCATGTTGTTTATACCGATGTGTGGGCCAGCATGGGGCAAGAAGACCTGGCCGAAAGCCGCGTCCCCATTTTCCAGCCCTATCAGGTCAATGAAGCGCTACTGAGTAAGGCAGATGGGTCAGCAATCGTGTTGCACTGTCTGCCCGCCCACCGGGGGGAGGAAATTACCGACGCAGTGATGGAAGGTCCCCAGTCTCGCGTGTGGGATCAGGCAGAAAA
- a CDS encoding phycobilisome linker polypeptide, with protein MRMFKITACVPSQTRIRTQRELQNTYFTKLVPYDSWFREQQRIQKMGGKIVKVELATGKPGSNTGLA; from the coding sequence ATGCGGATGTTCAAGATTACGGCTTGCGTTCCCAGCCAGACCCGAATTCGCACCCAGCGCGAACTGCAAAATACCTATTTCACCAAGCTGGTTCCCTACGATAGCTGGTTTCGGGAGCAGCAGCGCATTCAAAAAATGGGCGGCAAGATTGTGAAGGTTGAGCTGGCAACGGGTAAGCCTGGCTCAAATACTGGGCTAGCCTAG